The following are encoded in a window of Sphaerisporangium siamense genomic DNA:
- a CDS encoding amidohydrolase family protein yields MRTIVLHDGDLVDGTGTDPRRAVDIVVAGDTVREIVPSRPADAYGTVDEIVDAAGMLVIPGLINNHTHGTAYGPLFPSGHEALPHEQVLANLDRHLVEGTTTVLCVDGFVTAEALARTGEAHPVNVRLASCNTPACLAAATIADGGGLTAANRAFTARDAVRAGAVALGEIGAGHTLGGGGASYMYIPAEVERRTGVRITPRQANGLKVAVLGRHISASAFDRDAVEEALAGAGLTGRLSVEDAREIVSGIVLPAFDIALRGLAEAAGQARAAGVPVLVHNAAASMTQVASIARTDVILIAGHSNHSSFELREAVEHAGRLKEMGAIVDVSTLDTFGAQRLTTGPELLYAMFSAGVVDTISTDYAGGHHDPILLAIDRSIKAGVVSLPAAVAMATANVADAVPGVAPRRGRVAPGMIADLVVTDPAELHHVGTVMVGGEIVVRAGQRVVA; encoded by the coding sequence GGGGGACACCGTCCGCGAGATCGTGCCCTCGCGCCCGGCCGACGCCTACGGCACGGTGGACGAGATCGTCGACGCGGCCGGAATGCTGGTGATCCCCGGGCTGATCAACAACCACACGCACGGCACCGCGTACGGGCCGCTGTTCCCCAGCGGCCATGAGGCCCTGCCACACGAGCAGGTGCTCGCCAACCTCGACCGGCACCTGGTGGAGGGGACGACCACGGTGCTCTGCGTGGACGGCTTCGTCACCGCCGAGGCGCTCGCGCGCACCGGCGAGGCGCACCCGGTCAACGTCAGGCTCGCCTCGTGCAACACCCCCGCCTGCCTGGCGGCGGCGACCATCGCCGACGGCGGCGGTCTCACCGCGGCGAACCGCGCGTTCACCGCGCGGGACGCGGTTCGCGCCGGGGCGGTCGCGCTCGGCGAGATCGGAGCGGGGCACACCCTCGGCGGGGGCGGGGCGAGTTACATGTACATCCCCGCCGAGGTCGAGAGACGTACCGGCGTCCGGATCACGCCCCGCCAGGCGAACGGGCTGAAGGTCGCGGTGCTGGGCCGGCACATCTCGGCGAGCGCGTTCGACCGGGACGCCGTGGAGGAGGCGCTGGCGGGCGCGGGCCTGACCGGCAGGCTCTCGGTCGAGGACGCCCGCGAGATCGTCTCCGGCATCGTGCTGCCGGCCTTCGACATCGCCCTGCGCGGGCTCGCCGAGGCGGCCGGGCAGGCCCGCGCGGCGGGCGTCCCGGTGCTGGTGCACAACGCGGCGGCGTCGATGACCCAGGTCGCCTCGATCGCGCGGACGGACGTCATCCTGATCGCCGGGCACTCCAACCACTCCAGCTTCGAGCTCCGCGAGGCCGTCGAGCACGCCGGACGGCTGAAGGAGATGGGCGCGATCGTGGACGTGTCCACTCTGGACACGTTCGGGGCGCAACGGCTGACGACGGGGCCAGAATTGCTCTATGCGATGTTCTCTGCGGGAGTGGTGGACACGATCTCCACCGACTACGCGGGCGGTCATCACGACCCGATCCTGCTGGCGATCGACCGATCCATCAAGGCCGGCGTGGTGAGCCTGCCGGCCGCGGTGGCGATGGCGACCGCCAACGTCGCGGACGCCGTTCCCGGCGTGGCGCCGCGGCGTGGCCGTGTCGCGCCGGGCATGATCGCCGACCTCGTGGTGACCGACCCCGCGGAACTTCACCACGTGGGGACCGTCATGGTGGGCGGCGAGATCGTCGTGCGAGCCGGGCAGCGAGTCGTGGCCTGA
- a CDS encoding GntR family transcriptional regulator, translating into MSAQDLAGRAAAHKIARPVPLRESVHEALLELIIRRTVRPGEHLAESELAEMLGVSRQPVREALQHLSREGWVDLHPGHGAFVHVPTFAEADQLLAVRCLLETEAARLAARHRTDEAVARLRERCARGLAAIHAGDNDAVVALNFELHGIVMELAGNAVLTDLAAQVSRRVRWFQSPVALQRGVLAWKEHAELVDALDRGDAEGAAEVMKRHTDHTREMYLRRLAEEEPVRPEAERRRPRRTPATSGR; encoded by the coding sequence ATGTCCGCGCAGGACCTCGCAGGCAGGGCCGCCGCACACAAGATCGCCCGTCCCGTCCCGTTGCGCGAGAGCGTCCACGAGGCGCTCCTGGAACTCATCATCAGACGGACCGTCCGCCCGGGCGAACACCTGGCCGAGAGCGAGCTCGCCGAGATGCTCGGCGTCTCCCGGCAGCCGGTCAGGGAAGCGCTGCAGCACCTCAGCCGGGAAGGCTGGGTGGACCTGCACCCGGGGCACGGCGCCTTCGTGCACGTCCCCACCTTCGCCGAAGCCGACCAGTTGCTCGCCGTGCGTTGCCTGCTGGAGACCGAGGCGGCGCGGCTGGCCGCCCGTCACCGCACCGACGAGGCGGTCGCGCGGCTGCGCGAGCGGTGCGCGCGGGGCCTGGCCGCCATCCACGCCGGCGACAACGACGCGGTGGTGGCGCTCAACTTCGAGCTGCACGGCATCGTCATGGAACTCGCCGGCAACGCGGTGCTCACCGACCTGGCCGCGCAGGTCTCCCGCCGGGTGCGGTGGTTCCAGTCTCCGGTGGCGCTCCAGCGCGGGGTCCTGGCCTGGAAGGAGCACGCCGAGCTCGTCGACGCCCTGGACCGGGGGGACGCCGAGGGGGCCGCCGAGGTCATGAAGCGCCACACCGATCACACCCGGGAGATGTACCTGCGCCGGCTCGCCGAGGAGGAGCCGGTGCGGCCGGAGGCCGAGCGCCGCAGGCCACGGCGGACCCCGGCCACGTCGGGCCGCTGA
- a CDS encoding TIGR03564 family F420-dependent LLM class oxidoreductase, translating to MIMKFAIHVGQEGLSLDELIGQVRAAAEAGLDGVYTNQLTSWDAVTLAALAAREVPGIDVGTAVTQTYPRHPLALAGQALTAQAASRGRFVLGVGPSHQPIIEGWFGYSYARPARHVREYLTALGPLLRGEQVEYRGETLTAAGRVEVPGATPPPVLLSALGPVMLGIAGELTDGVVTTWTTPRTTGEYIVPAVTRAASQAGRPAPRVVTTVIVALTADPEAAVRRVADAYGMVGHLPSYRALLDRQGLTGVHETVIAGDETTIERALRSYTDAGATELLISPFGDLAHRARVLDLLSSLRSHT from the coding sequence GTGATCATGAAGTTCGCCATCCACGTCGGGCAAGAAGGGCTGAGCCTCGACGAGCTGATCGGGCAGGTGCGCGCGGCCGCGGAGGCGGGGCTGGACGGCGTGTACACCAACCAGCTCACCTCGTGGGACGCGGTCACGCTCGCCGCGCTCGCCGCCCGCGAGGTCCCCGGCATCGACGTCGGGACGGCGGTGACCCAGACCTACCCCCGGCATCCGCTGGCGCTCGCCGGACAGGCGCTCACCGCCCAGGCGGCGAGCCGCGGCCGGTTCGTCCTCGGCGTCGGCCCCAGCCACCAGCCGATCATCGAAGGCTGGTTCGGCTACTCCTACGCCCGCCCCGCCCGGCACGTCCGCGAGTACCTGACGGCGCTCGGGCCGCTGCTGCGCGGCGAGCAGGTGGAGTACCGCGGCGAGACCCTCACGGCGGCCGGACGGGTCGAGGTGCCCGGCGCCACGCCCCCGCCGGTCCTGCTGTCGGCGCTCGGCCCCGTCATGCTCGGCATCGCGGGCGAGCTGACCGACGGCGTCGTCACCACCTGGACGACGCCTCGGACGACCGGCGAGTACATCGTTCCCGCCGTCACCCGCGCCGCCTCCCAGGCCGGACGGCCCGCCCCGCGCGTCGTCACCACGGTCATCGTGGCCCTCACCGCCGACCCCGAGGCCGCCGTCCGCCGGGTCGCCGACGCCTACGGCATGGTCGGGCACCTGCCCAGCTACCGCGCCCTGCTCGACCGCCAGGGCCTGACCGGCGTCCACGAGACCGTCATCGCCGGCGACGAGACCACCATCGAACGCGCCCTGCGCTCCTACACCGACGCCGGCGCCACCGAACTCCTCATCAGTCCCTTCGGCGACCTGGCCCACCGCGCCCGCGTCCTGGACCTGCTCAGCTCCCTACGCAGCCATACGTGA
- a CDS encoding TetR/AcrR family transcriptional regulator codes for MRADARRNRDLIVATAVELFTGRGPGVSMEEIARAAGLGVGTLYRHFPDRQALLEEIAVDSLRRLLTTGRELTAQGLPGWQVLRLLMERCVELPLSLTKSLAGVPTAHPELPALTGDMDALLRRIAEQAQREGAMRPDIPPGEVVGLLNVAVCRPGARADDPLTTVILDGLRAAPA; via the coding sequence GTGCGAGCCGACGCGCGCCGCAACCGCGACCTGATCGTCGCGACCGCGGTCGAGCTGTTCACCGGGCGCGGCCCCGGCGTCTCCATGGAGGAGATCGCGCGGGCGGCCGGCCTCGGCGTCGGCACGCTCTACCGGCACTTCCCCGACCGGCAGGCCCTGCTGGAGGAGATCGCCGTCGACAGCCTGCGCCGGCTCCTCACCACGGGCCGCGAGCTCACCGCCCAGGGGTTGCCCGGCTGGCAGGTGTTGCGCCTGTTGATGGAGCGCTGCGTCGAGCTGCCCCTCTCTCTGACCAAGTCGCTCGCCGGCGTGCCCACCGCGCACCCCGAGCTGCCCGCCCTGACCGGCGACATGGACGCCCTGCTCAGGCGGATCGCCGAGCAGGCGCAGCGGGAAGGGGCGATGCGCCCCGACATCCCGCCGGGCGAGGTCGTCGGCCTGCTCAACGTGGCCGTCTGCCGCCCCGGCGCCCGCGCCGACGACCCCCTCACCACCGTCATCCTCGACGGCCTCAGGGCGGCCCCGGCCTGA
- a CDS encoding LacI family DNA-binding transcriptional regulator has product MKRATIGDVAADAGVSTATVSRVLNGGAVTEATATRVWEAVARLEYTPNALTKGVFAGSSSTIGVVIRDLSSPFYLDLIRGVDEVAAANDSLVMLANTFRRVDREVAQVRTMDEQRVRGLIVTTGEATDGRTRRMAGNGTPCVIVARSVRDAPPGLHSITLDDVEAGRLMAAHLAECGRSSIGVVSSGRRPSQIRRTAGLRRALAGLGSPLREDAVAVAESEEDVSAAVDGLLARGRDRGEPLDAIVCTTGRLTVAVHSALITRGIAIPGDLAFVTMDDFPWAAALGITVVAQPSYQMGLKAAELIVDRPGGPVALVFAPTLVARASCGERRTA; this is encoded by the coding sequence GTGAAGCGAGCGACCATCGGCGACGTCGCCGCGGACGCGGGTGTGTCCACGGCCACGGTCTCCCGCGTCCTCAACGGCGGCGCCGTCACCGAGGCGACCGCCACCCGGGTGTGGGAGGCGGTGGCTCGTCTGGAGTACACCCCCAACGCGCTCACCAAGGGCGTCTTCGCCGGGAGTTCCAGCACGATCGGCGTCGTCATCCGCGATCTGAGCAGCCCCTTCTACCTCGACCTCATCCGCGGCGTCGACGAGGTGGCGGCGGCCAACGACAGCCTCGTCATGCTCGCCAACACGTTTCGCCGCGTCGACCGCGAGGTCGCCCAGGTACGGACCATGGACGAGCAGAGGGTGCGCGGGCTGATCGTGACCACCGGTGAGGCGACCGACGGCCGGACACGCCGGATGGCCGGGAACGGCACCCCGTGCGTGATCGTCGCGCGGTCCGTGCGGGACGCGCCGCCCGGCCTGCACTCGATCACCTTGGACGATGTCGAGGCCGGGCGGCTGATGGCCGCCCATCTGGCCGAGTGCGGGCGCTCCTCCATCGGCGTCGTCTCCTCGGGACGCCGCCCCTCCCAGATCAGGCGTACGGCGGGGCTGCGGCGGGCTCTGGCGGGCCTGGGGTCGCCCTTGCGCGAGGACGCGGTGGCGGTCGCGGAGAGCGAAGAGGACGTGAGCGCCGCCGTCGACGGGCTGCTCGCCCGTGGCCGTGACCGGGGCGAGCCGTTGGACGCGATCGTCTGCACCACCGGCCGGCTGACCGTCGCGGTCCACTCGGCCCTCATCACGCGGGGCATCGCGATCCCCGGCGACCTCGCGTTCGTGACGATGGACGATTTTCCGTGGGCCGCGGCGCTCGGGATCACCGTGGTCGCCCAGCCCTCCTACCAGATGGGCCTGAAGGCCGCCGAACTCATCGTGGACCGCCCCGGCGGGCCGGTCGCGCTCGTCTTCGCGCCGACGCTGGTCGCCCGCGCCTCGTGCGGCGAGCGCCGGACGGCGTGA
- a CDS encoding CHAT domain-containing protein, protein MPENREKWLSALRSRTGGYTVLDPSALAEAEALFAATTQVYDLPATCHAAGTLHWRRAQSLADERAAREVDIAVPLFMMVHRSGSALPPPEPLAPTLAAIPQVLPGEPLTWMHFLEVLETWLTSGADPYRLRLAVHVGRNAARSTPAGHPMRIGHLIFLSNALRCLFEQSGDLASLDEAIEIGEQGAAEARTDEDRAAFLSGLATSLRVRYEHTGDVPALHRSVETGRWALRVVPHGHPQRYVPLMELSLALRALYDRTDDPALLEELCVLGAAAIEALPPELPPSAVMLTNHGSALRARFERTGRQDVLGEAIAVARRAAAQAPPRTPLQVACRYNLAGLLREQFEHTGDLRALNEAVVLADVVVDATPPVHPDAPLYRSSLAAWLVARFQRSGDLGTLDEAIALGRTAVETLSEDHPLWTQSATNLAVALTAMAGRTGDAGLLDETIALHRRSARNASGRFLAGAVTGLANALLASYELTGDTAALREAIAQGRTALAALSGDDPTRAICAVNLSRALDELTEATGDDRAAEEALGLLEAAAGQERARTSVRVEAARGWGRLAAGRGETERAARGLAAAVELLPRLAARGLSRSDATHWMAEYARLAGDAAALAVETGRPERAVELLEAGRGVLLSQALDARTDLTELRERDAALADRFAYLVTRLDADETGDPSDSPDLRRELAGELAELIERVRSLPGLDRFLLPPDLARLRAEASDGPVVMVNVSDHRCDALILTSSGVQVQELPGLSTRAVHERLAVMREALALRSGAEPERERAERAMHATLAWLWDAVAGPVLDRLGLTGAADELTDAAGGERRLWWVPCGPMAYFPLHAAGHHEDPPGPGRRTVMDRVVSSYTTTVRALAHARARRAERPGPRRPRVLAVAMPETPGAAPLPGARVEYSRLSRLFPGLDGLVGPDATRDAVLSRLPRSAWAHFACHAAADPADPSGSHLLVHDHAGRPLDVVEVSRLRLRDAEFAYLSACDTAVTAPELADECVHVVSAFQLAGFSHVVGTLWEIGDAAAAQLAVKVYEDLVAAGSDPAHAARCLHRATRALRDRHPGMPTLWASHVHMGA, encoded by the coding sequence ATGCCGGAAAACAGGGAGAAATGGCTGAGCGCACTCCGGTCGAGGACGGGCGGCTACACCGTGCTCGACCCGTCCGCGCTCGCCGAGGCCGAGGCCCTCTTCGCCGCGACCACCCAGGTGTACGACCTGCCCGCGACCTGCCACGCGGCCGGGACGCTGCACTGGCGGCGCGCCCAGTCCCTGGCGGACGAACGCGCCGCGCGCGAGGTGGACATCGCCGTCCCCCTGTTCATGATGGTCCACCGGTCGGGTTCGGCGCTGCCGCCGCCGGAGCCGCTCGCGCCCACGCTGGCCGCGATCCCGCAGGTGCTCCCGGGTGAGCCCCTCACCTGGATGCACTTCCTCGAAGTGCTCGAAACGTGGCTGACGAGCGGAGCCGACCCGTACCGGCTGCGGCTCGCGGTGCACGTCGGGCGCAACGCCGCGCGGTCCACTCCTGCCGGGCATCCCATGCGGATCGGCCACCTGATCTTCCTCTCCAACGCCCTGCGGTGCCTGTTCGAGCAGTCCGGCGACCTGGCGAGCCTGGACGAGGCCATCGAGATCGGGGAGCAGGGCGCGGCGGAGGCACGGACGGACGAGGACCGCGCCGCCTTCCTCTCCGGCCTCGCCACGAGCCTGCGGGTCCGCTACGAGCACACCGGCGACGTACCCGCGCTGCACCGCTCCGTCGAGACCGGCAGGTGGGCGCTGCGGGTCGTGCCGCACGGCCACCCCCAGCGGTACGTGCCGCTCATGGAGCTGAGCCTCGCCCTTCGCGCTCTGTACGACCGCACCGACGACCCCGCGCTGCTGGAAGAGCTGTGCGTGCTCGGGGCGGCGGCGATCGAGGCCCTCCCGCCCGAGCTCCCGCCGTCCGCCGTGATGCTCACCAACCACGGCAGCGCGCTGCGGGCGCGGTTCGAGCGCACGGGCCGCCAGGACGTGCTGGGCGAGGCGATCGCCGTCGCGCGCCGGGCGGCCGCCCAGGCGCCGCCCCGCACCCCGCTCCAGGTGGCGTGCCGGTACAACCTCGCCGGCCTGCTGCGCGAGCAGTTCGAGCACACCGGGGACCTGCGGGCCCTGAACGAGGCCGTCGTCCTCGCGGACGTGGTCGTCGACGCCACTCCCCCGGTCCACCCGGACGCGCCGCTGTACCGGTCGTCGCTCGCGGCGTGGCTGGTGGCCCGTTTCCAGCGCTCCGGCGACCTCGGGACACTGGACGAGGCGATCGCGCTCGGCCGCACGGCGGTGGAGACCCTCTCCGAGGACCACCCCCTCTGGACGCAGTCCGCGACCAACCTCGCCGTCGCGCTGACGGCCATGGCCGGCCGCACCGGCGACGCCGGCCTGCTGGACGAGACGATCGCGCTCCACCGGCGGTCCGCGAGGAACGCCTCCGGCCGTTTCCTGGCAGGAGCCGTCACCGGACTGGCCAACGCCCTGCTCGCGTCCTACGAGCTCACCGGCGACACGGCCGCCCTGCGGGAGGCGATCGCACAGGGCAGGACCGCCCTGGCCGCGCTCTCCGGCGACGACCCCACCAGGGCGATCTGCGCGGTGAACCTGTCCCGCGCGCTGGACGAGCTGACCGAGGCGACCGGCGACGACCGTGCGGCGGAGGAGGCCCTCGGCCTGCTGGAGGCGGCCGCGGGACAGGAGCGGGCCAGGACCTCGGTCCGGGTCGAGGCCGCCCGCGGCTGGGGCAGGCTGGCGGCGGGCCGGGGTGAGACCGAACGGGCGGCGCGGGGACTGGCCGCCGCCGTGGAGCTGCTGCCCCGCCTGGCGGCCCGCGGCCTGTCCCGGTCCGACGCGACGCACTGGATGGCCGAGTACGCGCGGCTGGCCGGGGACGCGGCGGCGCTGGCCGTGGAGACCGGACGGCCCGAGCGGGCGGTCGAGCTGCTGGAGGCGGGGCGCGGCGTGCTGCTGTCCCAGGCCCTGGACGCGCGCACCGACCTGACCGAGTTGCGCGAGCGGGACGCGGCGCTCGCCGACCGGTTCGCCTACCTGGTGACGCGGCTCGACGCCGACGAGACCGGCGACCCGTCCGACTCGCCCGACCTGCGCCGAGAGCTGGCCGGCGAGCTGGCGGAGCTGATCGAGCGCGTCCGGTCGCTGCCCGGCCTCGACAGGTTCCTGCTGCCCCCGGACCTGGCGCGGCTGCGCGCCGAGGCGAGCGACGGCCCGGTGGTCATGGTCAATGTCAGCGACCATCGGTGTGACGCGCTGATCCTCACCTCCTCCGGCGTCCAGGTGCAGGAGCTGCCCGGCCTGAGCACGCGGGCCGTCCACGAGCGGCTCGCGGTGATGCGCGAGGCGCTGGCCCTGAGGAGCGGCGCCGAGCCGGAACGCGAGCGGGCCGAGCGGGCGATGCACGCCACGCTGGCCTGGCTCTGGGACGCCGTCGCGGGCCCGGTCCTCGACCGTCTCGGACTGACGGGCGCGGCCGACGAGCTGACAGACGCGGCGGGCGGTGAACGGCGCCTGTGGTGGGTGCCGTGCGGCCCCATGGCGTACTTCCCCCTGCACGCGGCCGGCCACCACGAGGATCCGCCGGGACCCGGCCGCCGTACGGTGATGGACCGGGTCGTGTCCTCCTACACCACCACCGTCCGGGCGCTGGCCCATGCCCGGGCGCGGCGGGCGGAGCGGCCCGGTCCCCGCCGGCCGCGCGTGCTCGCGGTCGCCATGCCGGAGACGCCCGGCGCGGCGCCCCTGCCGGGGGCCCGGGTCGAGTACAGCCGGCTGTCCCGGCTCTTCCCCGGCCTGGACGGGCTGGTCGGCCCGGACGCCACCCGCGACGCCGTCCTGTCCCGCCTTCCCCGCAGCGCCTGGGCGCACTTCGCCTGCCACGCCGCCGCCGACCCCGCCGATCCGTCCGGCAGCCACCTGCTGGTGCACGACCACGCCGGCCGGCCGCTCGACGTGGTGGAGGTGTCCCGGCTCCGGCTGCGGGACGCCGAGTTCGCCTACCTGTCGGCCTGCGACACCGCCGTCACCGCGCCGGAGCTGGCCGACGAGTGCGTCCACGTCGTCTCGGCCTTCCAGCTCGCCGGGTTCTCGCACGTCGTCGGCACGCTGTGGGAGATCGGCGACGCCGCCGCCGCGCAGCTCGCCGTGAAGGTGTACGAGGACCTGGTCGCGGCGGGCTCCGACCCGGCGCACGCGGCGCGCTGCCTCCACCGGGCGACGCGCGCCCTGCGCGACCGCCACCCGGGCATGCCGACGCTGTGGGCGTCCCACGTGCACATGGGAGCCTAG